A genome region from Labilibaculum antarcticum includes the following:
- a CDS encoding metallophosphoesterase family protein: MALPNIIMQLRLKSYLYKNIRLSGYGIVPPTPFTRKDYEARDLESDVIHPQKGAYFSTTTGIVKPIPSDYFITKPSIEEQLHNIDPKSSIWICHSPPYGGKLDVSWEQTHLGSKALTNQISKRQPILSLHGHIHESPMLSGTWIEKIGESYCINPGRNAQQLHAVIIELDEKGILYSLQHTVFGNCKW; the protein is encoded by the coding sequence TTGGCTCTCCCAAATATCATTATGCAGCTTCGCCTGAAAAGTTATCTCTACAAAAACATCCGTTTATCGGGCTACGGAATAGTACCTCCCACCCCTTTTACCCGAAAAGATTACGAAGCCCGGGATCTTGAATCAGATGTAATTCATCCTCAAAAAGGCGCTTACTTCTCCACCACCACTGGTATTGTAAAACCAATTCCTTCTGACTACTTCATAACAAAACCAAGTATAGAGGAACAACTCCATAATATCGATCCAAAGAGCAGTATCTGGATTTGCCATTCTCCCCCTTATGGAGGTAAGCTAGATGTAAGCTGGGAACAAACACACCTGGGCAGTAAGGCCCTCACAAACCAAATATCTAAGCGACAACCTATTTTAAGTTTGCACGGACACATTCATGAATCTCCAATGCTCAGTGGTACTTGGATTGAAAAAATAGGGGAATCTTACTGCATTAATCCTGGTCGCAATGCACAGCAACTTCACGCTGTTATTATTGAACTAGATGAAAAAGGAATCCTTTACTCACTTCAACATACGGTATTCGGGAATTGTAAATGGTAA